In Candidatus Palauibacter scopulicola, a genomic segment contains:
- a CDS encoding M17 family peptidase N-terminal domain-containing protein: MEIRSGIPVERELDALVVPWFDDAESTGEWWEGPATAWLEGHGRSGEASGWVRLGAAEVPDVFVVRLNAAARPAAESCRRAAGAGVRAARERGLGSVGFRVPEAADGAVWQASAEGLALGDWRYDGLRDAEGRTAAPEERVLIAGGEAGAEAEAAVRRGCVLAEAQNATRELVTLPGNVATPRYLAAEAERLSGEYGFRVEVRDRERLEEEGFGGLLTVARGSVEEPRFIEMEHEGAGGDAVVVVGKGVTFDAGGISLKPASGMEDMKYDMAGAAAVFGILIAAARLDIP; this comes from the coding sequence GTGGAGATACGCTCGGGGATACCCGTCGAACGCGAACTGGACGCTCTCGTGGTCCCGTGGTTCGATGACGCGGAGTCGACGGGAGAGTGGTGGGAAGGCCCGGCGACGGCGTGGCTGGAGGGGCATGGCCGCTCCGGGGAGGCGTCGGGCTGGGTGCGGCTCGGAGCGGCGGAGGTCCCGGACGTCTTCGTGGTTCGCCTCAACGCCGCAGCGAGGCCGGCAGCCGAATCGTGCCGGCGGGCGGCGGGGGCCGGGGTCAGAGCGGCGCGCGAGCGCGGCCTCGGATCCGTCGGGTTCCGCGTGCCGGAGGCGGCGGACGGCGCCGTGTGGCAGGCGTCCGCCGAGGGGCTTGCGCTGGGAGACTGGCGCTACGACGGGCTCCGCGACGCGGAGGGCCGCACCGCCGCGCCGGAAGAGCGGGTCCTTATCGCGGGGGGCGAGGCCGGGGCGGAGGCCGAAGCCGCCGTGCGGCGGGGCTGCGTGCTCGCCGAGGCGCAGAACGCCACGCGCGAACTCGTGACGCTGCCGGGCAACGTGGCGACGCCGCGTTATCTCGCGGCGGAGGCGGAGCGGCTGTCCGGAGAATACGGCTTCCGGGTCGAGGTGCGGGATCGGGAGCGGCTGGAGGAGGAAGGGTTCGGCGGCCTCCTCACGGTCGCCCGCGGGTCCGTCGAGGAGCCGCGCTTCATCGAGATGGAGCACGAGGGCGCGGGCGGCGACGCCGTCGTCGTCGTCGGCAAGGGCGTGACCTTCGATGCGGGCGGAATCTCGCTCAAGCCCGCCTCGGGCATGGAGGACATGAAGTACGACATGGCTGGCGCCGCCGCCGTGTTCGGTATCCTGATCGCGGCGGCGCGCCTCGATATTCCGCA
- a CDS encoding citrate/2-methylcitrate synthase — protein sequence MTAAAGKGLEGVVASQTHLSFIDGLKGILVYRGYNIHELAPNVSFPESVFLLWNGRLPRQAELDEFEVALAGQRALDPRTIDGLKGLPAETVPMAALRTGVSLEGVYDPDAEDNSSAANRRKAERLVARTPTIIAAIHRIRQGLEPLEPDPSLSLSADFVRMANGEPGTEEAVDALDRTLLLYLDHGFNASTFACRVIAATLGDMHSAVTGGVGALKGELHGGANARAMHTLLEIGDTENVDPWLDRAFAEKRKIMGFGHRVYKTEDPRATHLREMSRVLTQQAGLGKFYEMSRALEDRMISEKGINPNVDFYCATVYYALGIPIDLYTPLFAMGRMGGWTAHVMEQHADNRLIRPRAEYVGEMDLRWVPMDER from the coding sequence ATGACCGCCGCCGCCGGGAAAGGACTAGAAGGCGTCGTCGCCTCGCAGACTCACCTCAGCTTCATTGACGGACTCAAGGGCATCCTCGTCTACCGGGGCTACAACATCCACGAACTCGCGCCGAACGTCTCGTTCCCGGAGAGCGTATTCCTGCTCTGGAACGGGCGGCTGCCGAGGCAGGCCGAACTCGACGAGTTCGAGGTGGCGCTAGCCGGTCAACGGGCGCTGGACCCGAGAACCATAGACGGCCTGAAGGGGCTCCCCGCGGAGACCGTGCCGATGGCTGCCCTGCGGACCGGGGTCTCCCTCGAGGGCGTGTACGATCCGGACGCCGAGGACAACTCGAGCGCGGCGAACCGGCGCAAGGCGGAGCGGCTCGTGGCGCGGACGCCGACAATCATCGCCGCGATCCACCGCATTCGGCAGGGGCTGGAGCCGCTGGAGCCCGATCCGTCGCTCTCGCTGTCCGCCGATTTCGTCAGGATGGCGAACGGCGAGCCCGGCACGGAGGAAGCCGTCGATGCGCTCGACCGCACGCTGCTCCTGTACCTCGACCACGGGTTCAACGCGTCGACCTTCGCCTGCCGCGTCATCGCCGCCACGCTCGGGGACATGCACTCGGCCGTGACCGGGGGCGTCGGGGCGCTGAAGGGCGAGTTGCACGGCGGGGCGAACGCGAGGGCCATGCACACGCTGCTCGAGATCGGCGACACGGAGAACGTCGATCCGTGGCTCGACCGGGCCTTCGCCGAGAAGCGGAAGATCATGGGCTTCGGCCACCGCGTCTACAAGACGGAGGATCCGCGGGCGACGCACCTGCGCGAGATGTCCCGCGTGCTCACCCAGCAGGCGGGTCTCGGGAAGTTCTATGAGATGTCCCGCGCGCTGGAGGACCGGATGATCTCGGAGAAGGGGATCAATCCGAACGTCGACTTCTACTGCGCGACGGTCTACTACGCGCTCGGCATTCCGATCGACCTCTATACGCCGCTGTTCGCGATGGGGCGGATGGGCGGCTGGACGGCGCACGTGATGGAGCAGCACGCCGACAACCGGCTCATTCGGCCGCGTGCGGAGTATGTAGGTGAGATGGATCTGCGCTGGGTGCCGATGGACGAGCGCTGA
- a CDS encoding lysophospholipid acyltransferase family protein: MMDRENPKRANASPPDWAPGPITRWLTPVTRWIITNLVAPPCVFLLFGLLNRTRVYGRRRVPHLPNTLVLSNHQSMIDSFPIAYYLFFPEKTFRPHLAPWNAAAAENFFSNPFFGWVFHQFQCIPVRRGRRDLRAMIRSANVLRAGILTLFPEGTRSRNGQVGRGRAGAGMVILQTRPHVVPITLDGLDRVLPIGSRLPRIGQRVSIYVGRPVPYDDLAADGRSRKNAQQIVDRVMERIAFQQRVLRRLRRSDR, encoded by the coding sequence ATGATGGATCGCGAGAACCCGAAGCGGGCGAACGCATCGCCCCCGGACTGGGCCCCGGGCCCCATCACGCGGTGGCTGACGCCGGTCACGCGCTGGATCATCACGAACCTCGTGGCGCCACCCTGCGTCTTCCTCCTCTTCGGGCTCCTCAACCGAACGCGGGTCTATGGACGGCGACGCGTGCCCCACCTGCCGAACACGCTCGTTCTCTCGAATCACCAGTCGATGATCGACTCGTTTCCGATCGCCTACTACCTGTTCTTTCCCGAAAAAACTTTCAGGCCCCACCTCGCGCCGTGGAATGCGGCCGCGGCGGAGAACTTCTTCAGCAACCCGTTCTTCGGCTGGGTGTTCCACCAGTTCCAGTGCATTCCGGTGCGGCGCGGCCGCCGCGACCTGCGCGCGATGATCCGCTCGGCAAACGTGCTGCGGGCGGGAATACTCACGCTCTTCCCGGAGGGGACGCGCTCGCGGAACGGGCAGGTCGGACGCGGGCGAGCCGGCGCGGGCATGGTCATTCTCCAGACCCGCCCGCACGTCGTCCCGATCACGTTGGACGGACTGGATCGCGTCCTTCCCATCGGTTCCCGCCTGCCCCGCATCGGACAGCGGGTTTCCATCTACGTGGGCCGGCCCGTGCCGTACGACGACCTGGCCGCCGACGGCCGCTCGCGGAAGAACGCGCAACAGATCGTCGACCGGGTCATGGAACGGATCGCCTTCCAGCAGCGCGTCCTCCGCCGCCTGCGCCGCAGCGACAGGTAA
- a CDS encoding electron-transfer flavoprotein:ubiquinone oxidoreductase has product MRPLIPASAQPPLPGGRFIIEEDPDPEAVPLDVLFVGGGPAGLAGAIRLAQLAARDRAEGGPLADLEIGVLEKSGELGEHCLSGAVVNPEAFRTLFPDLDEAELPLRGRVAGDRVLLLTERGRIRLPTPPSMRNHGHHVASICKIVRWLGARAEELGVNVFTGFPADALLMRGGQVVGVRTTPAGLDREGNPAGGYMPATDLSARVTVLAEGTRGPLSQAWLEREGIGSANPQIFALGVKELWEVAHPPDAVTHTMGWPLPRDAFGGSFIYPMGENLVSLGLVVGLDAPYVDLDVHALLQRFKQHPFVRGILDGGELVEWGAKTIPEGGYHAIPDRLSGDGLLIAGDAAGLVDVASLKGIHYAMRSGVLAADAIGRALSDGGTGADGSVDGGAQGREGLDGAEGAVPAARLASYDAALRESLIQDPLYRNRNQRLAFKSGFFAGGVKAGLMQATGGTFPGGRIPSKPDAAGPRRKRLGLESAYDGEHAVAKVDAVFRSGNATRDDIPSHLLVGAAGTEGAGPGATATAPAGTEAGTAVSPEMADLYASLCPAGVYERDGDRLVVNAPNCIDCKATDILGPRWTPREGGSGPAYKRM; this is encoded by the coding sequence GTGAGACCGCTGATTCCCGCTTCGGCGCAGCCGCCGCTGCCGGGGGGGCGCTTCATCATCGAGGAGGACCCCGACCCGGAGGCGGTGCCGCTGGATGTCCTGTTTGTGGGCGGAGGTCCGGCCGGGCTCGCGGGCGCGATCCGGCTGGCGCAACTCGCGGCGCGCGACCGCGCGGAGGGCGGGCCGCTCGCCGACCTCGAGATCGGCGTGCTCGAGAAGTCGGGTGAACTCGGGGAGCACTGCCTCTCCGGGGCGGTCGTGAACCCGGAGGCCTTTCGCACGCTCTTCCCGGATCTCGACGAAGCGGAGCTTCCGCTCCGGGGCCGCGTGGCGGGCGACCGGGTGCTCCTCCTCACGGAGCGCGGCAGGATCCGGCTCCCGACCCCGCCCTCGATGCGGAACCACGGCCACCACGTGGCCTCGATCTGCAAAATCGTGCGCTGGCTGGGCGCGCGGGCGGAGGAACTCGGGGTGAACGTGTTCACGGGATTCCCCGCCGACGCGCTCCTCATGCGCGGCGGACAGGTCGTCGGCGTGCGCACGACGCCCGCCGGTCTCGACCGGGAGGGGAATCCGGCGGGCGGTTACATGCCGGCCACGGACCTCTCCGCGCGGGTCACGGTGCTCGCCGAAGGGACCCGCGGGCCGCTGAGCCAGGCCTGGCTCGAGCGGGAGGGCATCGGCTCGGCGAACCCTCAGATCTTCGCGCTCGGCGTCAAGGAACTGTGGGAGGTCGCGCATCCGCCCGACGCGGTCACCCATACCATGGGCTGGCCGCTGCCGCGCGATGCGTTCGGGGGCAGCTTCATCTACCCCATGGGCGAGAATCTCGTGTCGCTGGGTCTCGTCGTGGGCCTCGACGCGCCCTACGTGGACCTCGACGTGCACGCGCTGCTGCAGCGCTTCAAGCAGCACCCGTTCGTGCGCGGGATCCTGGACGGGGGCGAACTCGTGGAGTGGGGAGCGAAGACGATTCCGGAGGGCGGCTACCACGCCATCCCGGACCGGCTGAGCGGGGACGGCCTGCTCATCGCGGGAGATGCCGCGGGCCTCGTCGACGTCGCCTCGCTCAAGGGCATCCACTACGCGATGCGGTCGGGAGTCCTGGCGGCGGACGCGATCGGCCGGGCCCTGTCGGACGGGGGCACGGGGGCGGACGGCAGCGTAGACGGGGGCGCGCAGGGCCGCGAGGGATTGGACGGGGCGGAGGGGGCGGTCCCGGCGGCCCGCCTCGCGTCCTACGACGCGGCGCTGAGGGAGAGCCTCATCCAGGACCCGCTGTACCGCAACCGGAACCAGCGGCTCGCCTTCAAGTCCGGCTTCTTCGCGGGAGGCGTCAAGGCGGGGCTCATGCAGGCGACGGGCGGGACGTTTCCCGGTGGCCGGATCCCGAGCAAGCCCGACGCGGCGGGCCCTCGCCGCAAGCGGCTGGGGCTCGAGTCCGCCTACGACGGCGAGCACGCGGTCGCCAAGGTCGACGCGGTGTTCCGCTCCGGGAACGCGACCCGGGACGACATCCCCTCGCACCTCCTGGTGGGTGCGGCGGGCACGGAGGGTGCGGGGCCGGGTGCGACGGCGACCGCGCCAGCGGGCACCGAAGCGGGCACCGCGGTGTCGCCGGAGATGGCGGACCTGTACGCGAGCCTCTGTCCGGCCGGCGTGTACGAGCGCGACGGCGACCGCCTGGTCGTGAACGCGCCGAACTGCATCGACTGCAAGGCGACGGACATCCTCGGTCCCCGCTGGACGCCGCGGGAGGGCGGAAGCGGGCCGGCCTACAAGAGGATGTGA
- a CDS encoding P1 family peptidase, with protein sequence MAVLPPADATGQEARPAGEERPRAREAGVLIGRLPTGPLNAITDVPGVRVGHRTVWVGDSIRTGVTAILPHGDNVFERRVRAAIAVGNGFGKLVGLSQVNELGEIETPILLTGTLSVFRAADALLDTLLSLPANREVRSMNPVVGETNDGYLSDIRVRPIRPEHVREALRTAAGGPVEEGAVGAGTGTIAFGWKGGIGTSSRRVEIGGRVVNVGVLVQSNFGGSLRIDGVRVGEKLAAAGLRGGRDQGDGDGPDGSDGSVMIVIATDLPLAHRELDRVADRSFMGLARTGSYMSHGSGDYAIAFSTGEGEAVRGGGALSRVFEAVVEATDEAVINSLFKATSVTGHRGRTVEALPLEPTLGFLREAGVLGTPP encoded by the coding sequence ATGGCGGTGTTGCCGCCCGCGGACGCCACGGGTCAGGAGGCGCGGCCGGCCGGCGAGGAGCGGCCGCGCGCGCGGGAGGCGGGCGTCCTCATCGGGCGGCTGCCGACGGGGCCGCTGAATGCGATCACGGACGTGCCCGGGGTGCGTGTGGGCCACCGTACGGTGTGGGTGGGCGACTCGATCCGCACGGGGGTCACGGCCATTCTCCCACACGGGGACAACGTGTTCGAGCGGCGGGTGCGAGCGGCGATCGCGGTCGGCAACGGGTTCGGGAAGCTGGTGGGGCTGAGCCAGGTCAACGAACTCGGCGAAATCGAGACGCCGATCCTCCTCACCGGGACGCTGAGCGTGTTCCGCGCGGCGGACGCGCTCCTCGATACCCTCCTGTCGCTCCCGGCGAACCGAGAGGTGCGCTCGATGAACCCGGTCGTCGGCGAGACGAACGACGGGTACCTGAGCGACATCCGCGTCCGTCCGATCCGGCCGGAGCACGTGCGCGAGGCGCTGCGGACGGCGGCGGGCGGCCCGGTGGAGGAGGGAGCGGTCGGGGCCGGGACGGGGACGATCGCCTTCGGCTGGAAGGGCGGCATCGGGACCTCGTCGCGGCGGGTCGAGATCGGCGGCCGGGTCGTGAACGTCGGCGTGCTCGTGCAGAGCAACTTCGGCGGTTCGCTGCGGATCGACGGCGTGCGCGTGGGAGAGAAGCTCGCCGCCGCCGGTCTGCGCGGTGGTCGCGATCAGGGGGATGGCGATGGGCCCGATGGGTCCGACGGGTCCGTGATGATCGTGATCGCGACGGACCTGCCACTGGCCCACCGCGAACTCGACCGGGTGGCCGACCGCTCCTTCATGGGACTCGCCCGCACCGGGTCGTACATGTCGCACGGTTCGGGCGACTACGCGATCGCCTTCTCCACCGGGGAGGGGGAGGCCGTTCGAGGCGGCGGCGCGCTGTCGCGCGTGTTCGAGGCGGTGGTCGAGGCAACGGACGAAGCCGTCATCAACTCCCTGTTCAAGGCGACATCCGTCACGGGGCACCGGGGACGGACGGTCGAAGCGCTCCCGCTCGAACCCACGCTGGGATTCCTCCGCGAGGCGGGCGTTCTCGGGACGCCGCCGTGA
- a CDS encoding peptidylprolyl isomerase — translation MTAPETFQARFETSKGTFVVEAHRQWAPNGVDRFYNLVENGFFDDVRFFRVIAGFMAQFGINGNPEIQSAWRDANIQDDPVVVGNTRGRISFAQTSMPNSRSTQLFINFGDNSRLDGMGFAAIGEVISGMEVVDALYSEYGEGAPSGGGPSQGRIQEEGNAYLEAEFAELDYIERATISSEN, via the coding sequence ATGACGGCACCGGAGACTTTTCAGGCTCGGTTCGAGACTTCGAAGGGCACGTTCGTGGTGGAGGCGCACCGCCAGTGGGCGCCGAATGGCGTGGACCGTTTCTACAACCTGGTGGAGAACGGGTTCTTTGACGACGTGCGGTTCTTCCGCGTGATCGCCGGTTTCATGGCGCAGTTCGGGATCAACGGGAATCCGGAGATCCAGAGCGCGTGGCGGGACGCGAACATCCAGGACGATCCGGTGGTGGTGGGGAACACGCGCGGGCGGATCAGCTTCGCGCAGACGTCCATGCCGAACAGCCGAAGCACGCAGCTCTTCATCAACTTCGGCGACAACTCGCGGCTCGATGGGATGGGGTTCGCCGCCATCGGTGAAGTGATTTCGGGGATGGAGGTCGTCGACGCGCTCTACTCGGAGTACGGCGAGGGGGCGCCGAGCGGGGGCGGGCCGAGCCAGGGACGGATTCAGGAGGAGGGGAACGCCTACCTGGAGGCCGAGTTCGCCGAACTGGACTACATCGAGCGGGCGACCATCAGCAGTGAGAACTAG
- a CDS encoding efflux RND transporter permease subunit: MIDLAIRRPVATAAIYIALFALGVTSFRLIPVEDLPEVEFPRLTVTATWTGASPEALEAFVTAPLETVIQQVGGVEKVISESRADARGTGSTASIQVHFERETRMEFARLELSERINSIRDELPGGVVPDLSEYVPQEFADEEEQLLSFSLTGPYTFARLGEIAEEEIEPFVRGLPGVSEVRVRGAERREIAVELDRGRLEALGLRPEEVRSRISELSEPRAPGSVELDGRQFAIAVRTRALEVSDIADMIVLTRPDGPVRVGDLGQVRDQTEDPTLLWRIDSQPTILMSVFRQSGTNVIQVADDVKAAMIELGSTLPAGVGLELLTDQSENIREQLTELRLRAIAAAIVIFIVLTLFLRSLGAVLVVFATIGFSVLTAVNFLYIGGFSLNLLTLWGLAWGFGLVVDNGIVVLENVERHRRSGAAPSDAASRGARQVVLPVLAATLTTAIVLVPFLFLQGELRVYYLPLTFAVGFSIIASLFVAFTFVPALASRVARMRDSAGTVVDAALTTGEAASSPTRPSEPFYIAGYRSLLGFALRHPVLIALLCLGSLGGSWYLFDEHVSRGSYWSGFGGGGSGITITISFPRGAGLERTDELARSFEAKLATIDEVERFEAQVRPNFAYMRAEFPDELEHTSIPVHIKDQMTAYSYGFSGVDVRVRGYGPSFYGGGSSPPNYSLQVLGYNYLTVQEIAEEIASRLTRFSRIRDVDPNATGNWYQRDREFEYYVEPDREALAAYNLPVQQLLNYVSRNIQGRPSGNPIRVGGEEVQLAVKVDGYREFDFHDLSDLRVPISSREELRLASVAEVGQRQVLASIRREDQQYERTVAWEFRGPVRFGDVVRDAVVDAMELPPGYRIEKSRYGGWTTEETTQMWVVLAFSILLIYMVTAGLFESLLAPFVVLFSLPFALIGVFLIFFYTDATFTRTAFIGTIMMGGIVVNNAILVVYHIGEVRKRMPTAAAIVQGTLERVRPILMTTLTTVFGLLPLVLFAPSQDQNIWNALALATIGGLISSTLFVLVAIPVAYRYIVARRI, translated from the coding sequence ATGATCGATCTGGCCATCCGCCGGCCAGTGGCGACCGCCGCGATCTACATCGCGCTCTTCGCGCTCGGCGTGACGAGCTTCCGGCTCATTCCGGTCGAGGATCTGCCCGAGGTCGAATTCCCGCGTCTCACGGTCACTGCCACCTGGACCGGAGCCTCGCCCGAGGCGCTGGAAGCGTTCGTGACCGCGCCGCTCGAAACCGTCATCCAGCAGGTCGGCGGCGTGGAGAAGGTCATCTCGGAGTCCCGTGCCGATGCGCGCGGGACAGGCTCCACGGCTTCGATCCAGGTCCACTTCGAGCGCGAGACACGCATGGAGTTCGCCCGTCTCGAGCTGAGCGAACGGATCAACTCCATCCGGGACGAGTTGCCCGGGGGCGTGGTGCCCGACCTCTCCGAGTACGTGCCGCAGGAGTTCGCCGACGAAGAGGAGCAGCTCCTCAGCTTCTCGCTGACCGGCCCGTATACGTTTGCGCGCCTGGGCGAGATCGCCGAGGAGGAGATCGAGCCCTTCGTGCGGGGGCTGCCGGGCGTGTCCGAGGTGCGCGTCCGGGGGGCGGAGCGCCGCGAGATCGCGGTCGAGCTGGATCGGGGCCGGCTGGAGGCGCTCGGGCTGAGGCCGGAGGAGGTCCGCAGCCGGATCTCCGAGCTGTCCGAGCCGAGGGCCCCCGGGTCGGTCGAACTCGATGGGCGGCAGTTCGCCATCGCCGTGCGCACTCGGGCGCTCGAGGTGTCCGACATCGCGGATATGATCGTCCTCACGCGGCCGGATGGGCCCGTCCGCGTGGGCGATCTGGGGCAGGTGCGCGACCAGACGGAAGACCCGACGTTGCTGTGGCGCATCGACTCGCAGCCCACGATCTTGATGAGCGTGTTCCGCCAGTCGGGCACGAACGTGATCCAGGTCGCGGACGACGTGAAGGCCGCAATGATCGAACTGGGCTCGACGCTCCCGGCGGGCGTGGGCCTCGAGCTGCTGACCGATCAGAGCGAGAACATCCGCGAGCAGCTCACGGAACTCCGGCTCCGCGCCATCGCCGCGGCCATCGTGATCTTCATCGTCCTCACGCTCTTCCTGCGGTCGCTCGGCGCCGTCCTCGTCGTGTTCGCCACGATCGGGTTCAGCGTCCTGACCGCGGTGAACTTTCTCTACATCGGCGGGTTCTCACTGAACCTGCTCACGCTGTGGGGGCTCGCGTGGGGGTTCGGCCTCGTCGTCGACAACGGCATCGTCGTGCTCGAAAACGTGGAGCGTCACCGCCGATCGGGGGCGGCCCCATCCGATGCCGCCAGCCGCGGCGCGCGCCAGGTCGTCCTGCCGGTGCTCGCCGCGACGCTGACGACCGCGATCGTGCTCGTCCCCTTCCTCTTCCTCCAGGGAGAGCTGCGGGTCTACTACCTGCCGCTCACGTTCGCCGTCGGTTTCTCGATCATCGCCAGCCTCTTCGTGGCGTTCACCTTCGTCCCGGCGCTCGCCTCGCGCGTCGCCCGCATGCGGGATTCCGCCGGGACCGTAGTCGATGCGGCCCTCACGACCGGGGAGGCCGCCTCATCGCCGACCCGGCCGTCCGAACCTTTCTACATCGCGGGGTACCGGTCGCTGCTCGGGTTCGCCCTGCGGCACCCCGTCCTCATCGCGCTCCTCTGCCTCGGGAGCCTCGGCGGGAGCTGGTACCTGTTCGATGAGCACGTGAGCAGGGGGAGCTACTGGAGCGGATTCGGAGGGGGCGGAAGCGGGATCACGATCACGATCAGCTTCCCGCGCGGCGCGGGGCTGGAGCGCACGGACGAACTCGCCCGTTCCTTCGAGGCGAAGCTCGCCACCATCGATGAAGTGGAACGCTTCGAGGCGCAGGTCCGACCGAACTTTGCGTACATGCGCGCGGAATTCCCCGACGAACTCGAGCATACGTCGATCCCGGTGCACATCAAGGACCAGATGACGGCGTACAGCTACGGGTTCTCGGGCGTCGACGTCCGTGTGCGGGGATACGGTCCCAGCTTCTACGGCGGCGGCTCGAGCCCACCCAACTACAGCCTCCAGGTGCTTGGGTACAACTACCTGACGGTGCAGGAGATCGCCGAGGAAATCGCGTCGCGCCTGACGCGGTTCTCGAGGATCCGCGACGTGGACCCGAACGCGACCGGCAACTGGTATCAGCGCGACCGGGAATTCGAGTACTACGTGGAGCCGGACCGGGAGGCGCTGGCGGCCTACAACCTCCCGGTTCAGCAGTTGCTCAACTACGTGTCGCGCAACATCCAGGGTCGTCCGTCCGGGAACCCGATCCGGGTGGGCGGCGAGGAGGTGCAGCTCGCCGTCAAGGTGGACGGGTACCGCGAGTTCGACTTCCACGATCTGAGCGATCTGCGCGTGCCGATCTCCTCCCGCGAGGAACTCCGGCTCGCCAGCGTCGCGGAGGTGGGGCAGCGGCAGGTCCTGGCCAGCATCCGGCGGGAAGATCAGCAGTACGAGCGGACCGTGGCCTGGGAGTTCCGCGGGCCGGTGCGGTTCGGCGATGTCGTCCGCGACGCTGTGGTGGACGCGATGGAACTCCCGCCGGGCTACCGGATCGAAAAGTCGCGCTACGGGGGCTGGACGACGGAGGAGACGACGCAGATGTGGGTCGTCCTCGCCTTCTCCATCCTCCTCATCTACATGGTGACGGCCGGCCTCTTCGAGTCGCTCCTGGCGCCGTTCGTGGTGCTCTTCTCGCTGCCCTTCGCCCTCATCGGCGTCTTCCTCATCTTCTTCTACACCGACGCGACCTTCACCCGCACCGCGTTCATCGGCACGATCATGATGGGCGGCATCGTCGTGAACAACGCCATCCTTGTGGTTTACCACATCGGCGAAGTGCGCAAACGCATGCCGACGGCGGCGGCGATCGTGCAGGGGACGCTGGAGCGCGTGCGCCCCATCCTCATGACGACGCTCACGACGGTGTTCGGGCTCCTGCCACTCGTCCTCTTCGCCCCGTCCCAGGATCAGAACATCTGGAACGCGCTCGCGCTGGCGACCATCGGCGGGTTGATTTCGAGTACGTTGTTCGTGCTCGTCGCAATTCCGGTCGCATATCGTTACATCGTGGCACGCCGTATCTGA